Proteins encoded by one window of Collimonas fungivorans:
- a CDS encoding metal ABC transporter permease translates to MRRALIGALALALSSAPLGVLLTLRRMSLFGDALSHAVLPGVAIGFILFGLSLPALSIGGFLAGVIVVAIAARISRTTGLKEDASLASIYLTALALGVMLISMNGSKLDLLHILFGNVLGVDRPGLLLVAGVSTFSLLAGALAYRGLLLESFDPSYLAASGRRAGLFQQLFLMLVVLNLVASFQTLGTLMAVGLMMLPAVSARLWHDSLPAQLLNSALQAALAAYAGLLLSYYTAAPSGPTIIVCAAACYLVSLMVAPRGWLPRVLRRQG, encoded by the coding sequence ATGCGGCGCGCCTTGATCGGGGCCCTGGCACTGGCACTCAGCAGCGCGCCGTTGGGCGTGCTGCTGACCTTGCGGCGCATGAGCTTGTTCGGCGATGCGCTCAGCCACGCGGTATTGCCGGGCGTTGCCATCGGTTTCATCTTGTTCGGCCTGTCGCTGCCGGCTTTGAGTATCGGCGGCTTCCTGGCCGGCGTGATCGTGGTGGCGATCGCCGCCCGCATCAGCCGGACTACCGGCCTGAAGGAAGACGCCAGCCTGGCTTCCATTTACCTGACTGCGCTCGCCCTGGGGGTGATGCTGATCTCCATGAATGGCTCCAAGCTGGATCTGCTGCATATCCTGTTCGGCAATGTGCTCGGAGTGGATCGGCCCGGACTGCTGCTGGTGGCGGGAGTCAGCACTTTCAGTTTGCTGGCGGGCGCGCTTGCCTATCGCGGCCTGCTGCTGGAAAGTTTCGATCCCTCCTATCTGGCAGCAAGCGGCAGGCGGGCGGGATTGTTCCAGCAGTTGTTCCTGATGCTGGTGGTGCTCAATCTGGTCGCCTCGTTCCAGACCCTGGGCACGCTGATGGCAGTGGGCCTGATGATGCTGCCGGCGGTCTCGGCCCGGCTGTGGCATGACAGCTTGCCGGCGCAACTCTTGAACAGCGCCTTGCAGGCAGCGCTGGCAGCTTATGCCGGCTTGCTGCTGTCCTACTACACCGCGGCCCCTTCCGGTCCGACCATCATCGTTTGCGCGGCCGCCTGTTACCTGGTTTCGCTGATGGTTGCGCCGCGCGGCTGGCTGCCGCGGGTTTTGCGGCGACAAGGCTGA
- a CDS encoding metal ABC transporter substrate-binding protein: MKNFGKLLLAAVLLSACSAAMAAEKIPVVASFSILGDIVGAVGGDRVAVVTLVGPDQDAHIFEPTPADVKAIAKARLVVINGLGFEGWMERLTAAASYSGTLVAASDGVQARQRAGKGPGAALRPDPHAWQDPLNVMTYTRNIVAALSKADPAGEVFYKANGERYLHALADLDRWAQTQFAQIPGRQRTVITSHDAFAYFGARYGVRFLAAQGVSTESEPSARDVAALIRQMKQEDSKAVFFENMSNPQLLQQISREAGVVPGGKLYADALSAPAGDAPTYLRMMRYNITQMLERLRRP; this comes from the coding sequence ATGAAAAATTTTGGCAAATTATTATTGGCGGCGGTTTTGCTGTCAGCCTGCAGCGCGGCGATGGCGGCCGAAAAAATCCCGGTGGTCGCCAGTTTCAGCATCCTCGGCGATATTGTCGGCGCTGTCGGCGGCGATCGGGTGGCGGTGGTTACGCTGGTTGGTCCGGACCAGGATGCGCATATATTCGAACCGACGCCGGCCGATGTCAAGGCGATTGCCAAGGCGAGACTGGTGGTGATCAACGGTCTGGGGTTTGAAGGCTGGATGGAAAGATTGACCGCTGCCGCCAGCTACAGCGGGACTCTGGTGGCCGCCAGCGATGGCGTCCAAGCCAGGCAGCGTGCCGGCAAAGGCCCTGGCGCGGCACTGCGGCCCGATCCGCATGCATGGCAAGATCCGCTCAATGTGATGACCTATACCCGCAATATAGTGGCGGCGCTGAGCAAGGCCGATCCGGCCGGTGAAGTGTTTTACAAGGCGAATGGCGAACGCTATCTGCATGCCTTGGCAGACCTGGACCGGTGGGCGCAGACCCAGTTTGCGCAGATTCCCGGCAGACAGCGCACCGTGATTACTTCGCACGACGCGTTTGCTTATTTTGGCGCCCGTTACGGCGTGCGTTTCCTGGCTGCGCAGGGAGTATCGACCGAAAGCGAGCCAAGTGCGCGCGATGTCGCAGCGCTGATCCGGCAAATGAAGCAAGAGGATAGCAAGGCGGTCTTCTTCGAGAACATGAGCAATCCGCAACTGCTGCAGCAGATCAGCCGGGAGGCAGGCGTCGTGCCGGGCGGCAAATTGTATGCGGATGCATTGTCGGCGCCGGCCGGCGACGCGCCGACGTACCTGCGCATGATGCGCTACAACATCACGCAAATGCTGGAGCGCCTGCGCCGGCCTTGA
- a CDS encoding transposase has protein sequence MQKIDGVLRDDQWEKLEPLLVGRPGDSGMCGRDNRLFMEAVLWVALKSGSWSNLSPEFGRWRTSYMRFRRWTKADVWRRLAENLVDDQELQVMLGAIVDLGDEHTRLNTERSIRRSNVKIYGRALASAAGANAKPVRADELSSSWVWLVTNDSQTG, from the coding sequence ATGCAGAAAATTGATGGCGTTCTTCGAGATGATCAGTGGGAGAAACTGGAACCTCTGCTGGTTGGGCGGCCAGGAGATTCCGGGATGTGCGGCCGCGACAATCGCCTGTTCATGGAGGCGGTGCTGTGGGTTGCGCTGAAATCCGGTTCATGGAGCAATCTGTCGCCTGAATTCGGCCGCTGGAGAACCAGCTACATGCGGTTCCGGCGCTGGACCAAGGCCGACGTCTGGCGGCGCCTGGCCGAAAACCTGGTTGACGACCAGGAGTTGCAAGTCATGCTGGGGGCGATTGTCGACCTTGGCGACGAACATACCCGCCTGAACACGGAAAGGTCGATCCGGCGCAGCAATGTGAAAATCTATGGACGCGCCTTGGCTTCCGCCGCAGGCGCAAACGCAAAACCGGTGCGCGCCGACGAATTGTCTTCGTCTTGGGTGTGGCTGGTCACCAATGACAGCCAGACCGGCTGA